A single window of Granulicella sibirica DNA harbors:
- a CDS encoding efflux transporter outer membrane subunit: MRYRTSVTSAVALSSAILLLSGCMVGPKYVKPAVPMAQAPDAYKETDPNWKPASPSDTALKGDWWLMFNEPVLNDLEVKVAASNQSLKVAEARFREARSQIRINRASLYPTIGTAPTVQGIHDANGRPYFTAPVPNNGLADLQLPIDFSYEVDLWGRIRRTVNIAKEETQASAADLATAQLSLQAEVALDYFEIRSADAQKKLLSDTVNDYREALRITTNRFEGGVTSEADVYQAKTQLQAAIVQESDIMVQRAQFEHAIAVLIGQPPASFSLAEAPLNTMPPYIPTGLPSELLERRPDIAAAERRTNEANERIGIARAAYFPSLTFSAAAGFESTAIASLFNASNYTYALGPTLAETFFDAGRRAGVSEQARASFDEASANYRQTSLTAYQQVEDNLAVLRILQQEADQQHAATDAARGAQQIFNNRYVGGVDTYLQVVTAQTTALLNERNDIDILRRRMDASVLLVKALGGGWDTNQLPKY; this comes from the coding sequence ATGCGGTATCGAACGTCTGTAACAAGTGCAGTTGCACTCAGCTCAGCGATCCTCCTTCTCAGCGGTTGCATGGTCGGTCCGAAGTACGTCAAGCCTGCGGTTCCCATGGCCCAGGCTCCCGACGCCTACAAGGAGACCGACCCCAACTGGAAGCCCGCAAGTCCCTCCGACACCGCTCTCAAAGGCGACTGGTGGCTCATGTTCAACGAGCCGGTCCTCAATGATCTCGAAGTCAAGGTTGCGGCCTCGAACCAGAGCCTCAAAGTCGCCGAAGCCCGCTTCCGCGAAGCCCGCTCGCAGATTCGCATCAACCGTGCGAGCCTCTACCCGACCATCGGCACTGCCCCCACAGTTCAGGGGATCCACGATGCCAACGGCCGCCCCTACTTTACCGCCCCCGTCCCGAACAACGGTCTCGCCGACCTCCAGCTTCCCATCGACTTCAGTTATGAGGTCGACCTCTGGGGCCGCATCCGCCGCACCGTGAACATCGCGAAGGAAGAGACACAGGCCAGCGCTGCCGACCTCGCCACCGCACAACTTAGCCTGCAGGCCGAGGTCGCCCTCGACTACTTCGAAATTCGTTCGGCCGACGCCCAGAAGAAGCTCCTATCGGATACCGTCAACGACTATCGCGAGGCCCTCCGCATCACCACCAATCGCTTCGAAGGTGGTGTCACCTCCGAGGCCGATGTCTACCAAGCGAAGACGCAGCTCCAGGCTGCGATCGTCCAGGAATCAGACATCATGGTCCAGCGTGCACAGTTCGAGCATGCGATCGCGGTACTGATCGGCCAGCCACCCGCCAGCTTCTCACTCGCCGAAGCCCCATTGAACACCATGCCGCCGTACATTCCCACGGGGCTTCCCTCGGAACTCCTCGAGCGTCGCCCCGACATCGCCGCCGCCGAACGCCGCACCAACGAGGCGAACGAACGAATCGGTATCGCGCGCGCCGCCTACTTCCCATCGCTCACCTTCTCCGCGGCGGCAGGCTTCGAGAGCACCGCTATCGCCAGCCTCTTCAACGCGTCCAACTACACCTACGCCCTCGGGCCCACGCTTGCGGAGACGTTCTTTGACGCTGGCCGTCGCGCAGGCGTCTCCGAGCAGGCACGCGCAAGCTTCGATGAGGCCTCCGCGAACTATCGCCAAACCTCGCTCACCGCCTACCAACAGGTCGAAGACAACCTCGCCGTCCTGCGCATCCTTCAGCAGGAGGCGGACCAGCAGCACGCCGCCACCGACGCCGCTCGCGGAGCCCAGCAGATCTTCAATAACCGCTACGTTGGAGGAGTCGACACCTACCTCCAGGTTGTCACAGCCCAAACCACCGCCCTGCTCAACGAGCGCAACGATATCGACATCCTGCGTCGCCGCATGGACGCCAGCGTTCTGCTGGTCAAGGCTCTAGGCGGTGGATGGGACACCAACCAACTTCCCAAGTACTAA
- a CDS encoding cystathionine beta-lyase has product MHWRTKLIQAEPKSTDGFRSLTTPTYRGSTVVFDSHTQLTDDWHEAQLGYTYGLYGTPTTRELAARIADLEGAFHTFIVSGGQAAIALIYLAFCNAGSHVLLPWNAYGPSKDLSEGLLSRLNIQVERYDPLIGSGISALIRPETSLIWCESPGSITMEIQDLPAIVAAAHARNVPVALDNTYSAGVLLDAFSFGVDVSMQALTKYVGGHSDLFLGSVSAGNEAAFERLGPIHRQLGMASSPDDASLALRGLQTMGVRLEALERSTLAVAEWLTHRLEVATVLHPAFPSCPGHDLWKRDFTGSASIFSIVFQPAYTPAQVNAFVDALSLFKIGYSWGGVTSLALPYPSLDRPGNPVQGRIVRFNIGLEHVEDLIEDLTGAFATLQ; this is encoded by the coding sequence ATGCACTGGCGCACGAAACTCATTCAGGCCGAGCCCAAAAGCACCGACGGCTTTCGCTCCCTGACGACCCCTACTTATCGCGGCTCGACGGTCGTCTTCGACTCCCACACTCAGCTCACGGACGACTGGCACGAAGCCCAACTCGGCTACACCTACGGTCTCTACGGAACCCCCACCACCCGCGAATTGGCCGCCCGCATCGCGGACCTCGAAGGCGCCTTCCACACCTTCATCGTCAGCGGCGGTCAAGCCGCCATCGCTCTCATCTATCTCGCCTTCTGTAACGCCGGAAGTCACGTACTCCTCCCGTGGAACGCCTACGGCCCAAGCAAGGACCTCTCCGAAGGCCTCCTCAGCCGCCTCAACATTCAGGTAGAACGCTACGACCCGCTCATCGGCTCCGGCATCTCCGCCCTCATCCGCCCGGAAACCTCCCTCATCTGGTGCGAGAGCCCCGGCTCCATCACCATGGAGATCCAGGATCTCCCCGCCATCGTCGCCGCCGCCCACGCAAGAAACGTACCCGTGGCCCTCGACAACACCTACTCCGCCGGCGTCCTTCTCGACGCGTTCTCCTTCGGCGTCGACGTCAGCATGCAGGCCCTCACCAAGTACGTTGGCGGCCATAGCGACCTCTTCCTCGGCTCCGTCTCCGCCGGCAACGAAGCCGCCTTCGAACGCCTCGGCCCAATTCATCGCCAACTCGGCATGGCCTCCTCGCCCGACGACGCAAGCCTTGCCCTACGCGGCCTGCAAACCATGGGCGTCCGCCTCGAAGCTCTCGAACGCTCCACCCTGGCCGTCGCCGAGTGGCTCACGCACCGCCTCGAAGTCGCCACGGTCCTCCATCCCGCTTTCCCCTCTTGCCCCGGCCACGATCTCTGGAAGCGAGACTTCACGGGCTCCGCCAGCATTTTTTCCATAGTCTTTCAACCGGCATACACGCCAGCCCAGGTGAACGCCTTCGTCGACGCCCTGAGCCTCTTCAAGATCGGCTACAGTTGGGGTGGCGTCACTAGCCTCGCCCTTCCCTACCCATCCCTCGACCGCCCCGGTAACCCCGTCCAGGGCCGCATCGTCCGCTTTAACATAGGCCTCGAACATGTTGAAGACCTCATCGAAGATCTCACCGGGGCCTTCGCTACTCTACAGTAA
- a CDS encoding glutaminase family protein, whose product MPERLVLAAATLLLTTLSALAQQNRPPATPLITHDPYFSVWSNTDKLTDSPTRHWTGHPQPLAGLVRIDGKPFRIMGSDPRNIPVMDQTSMQLTPTHTRYTFAASGIELTLTFFTPAFLDDLDLLSRPVTYLTWTAHSTDSTSHELSVLLDASPDIATSYDHQPVTFSRHRTAATEVLSVGTRDQAILNRSGDDLRIDWGYFHIAIPSDEASKSTISTRPAAAFTKDGILPAADDMEGAIPTGRSAPHLAVALPFGSVGPQAVSRHLLVSYTEDYAIQLMHQNLRPWWQRDNMPVADMLDAAERDYPTLEARGVKFDADLTADLTKSAGEHYAWLCTLAYRQSIAAHKLVADGNGEPMLFAKENFSNGDMATVDVLYPSAPIFLFFNPRLLQAQVLPVLEYAANPSHWHFPFAPHDMGQYPLANGQEYGGGEKTEEDQMPVEESGNLIILVDALARTEGNTALAARFWPLLTKWADYLREKGLDPENQLTTDDFAGHVAHNANLSIKAIDAIAAYADLARLLHHESESKQYAAAAKTMAGKWIDMAKEGDHYKLAFNSPNTWSQKYNLVWDKVLDYNLFPKSVRDSEIAYYKTKLNLYGIPLDSRADYTKLDWELWTATLADNKADFDTLVDPLYKWSNETVSRVPMTDWYDTKTGKQVGFQARSVVGGLFIKALSDRPLADKYRAKATTK is encoded by the coding sequence ATGCCTGAACGCCTCGTCCTAGCCGCAGCAACTCTCCTCCTCACCACCCTCTCCGCACTCGCCCAGCAAAACCGCCCTCCCGCCACGCCCCTCATCACCCACGACCCCTACTTCTCCGTCTGGTCCAACACCGACAAGCTTACCGACTCCCCCACCCGACACTGGACCGGCCATCCCCAGCCCCTCGCCGGCCTCGTCCGCATCGACGGCAAGCCATTCCGCATCATGGGCAGCGACCCGCGCAACATCCCCGTCATGGACCAAACCTCCATGCAGCTCACCCCCACTCACACCCGTTATACCTTTGCGGCCAGCGGCATCGAGCTCACTCTCACCTTCTTCACCCCCGCCTTCCTCGACGACCTCGACCTCCTCTCGCGTCCCGTCACCTACCTCACCTGGACCGCGCACTCTACCGACAGCACCTCCCACGAACTCTCCGTCCTCCTCGACGCCAGCCCCGACATCGCAACCAGCTACGATCACCAGCCCGTCACCTTCTCCCGCCACCGCACCGCCGCCACCGAGGTCCTCTCCGTCGGCACCCGCGATCAGGCCATTCTCAACCGCTCCGGCGATGACCTCCGCATCGACTGGGGCTACTTCCACATCGCCATCCCCAGCGACGAGGCCAGCAAGTCCACCATCTCCACCCGACCCGCCGCCGCGTTTACCAAGGACGGCATCCTCCCCGCCGCCGACGACATGGAGGGCGCCATCCCCACCGGCCGCTCCGCCCCCCACCTCGCCGTGGCTTTACCTTTCGGCTCGGTCGGACCCCAAGCCGTCTCTCGCCATCTCCTCGTCTCCTACACCGAGGACTACGCCATCCAGCTCATGCATCAGAACCTCCGCCCCTGGTGGCAGCGCGACAACATGCCCGTAGCCGACATGCTCGACGCCGCCGAGCGCGACTACCCCACCCTTGAAGCCCGCGGAGTCAAGTTCGACGCCGACCTAACCGCCGACCTTACCAAATCAGCCGGCGAGCACTACGCCTGGCTGTGCACCCTCGCCTACCGCCAGTCCATCGCCGCCCACAAGCTCGTCGCCGACGGCAACGGCGAGCCCATGCTCTTCGCCAAAGAAAACTTCTCCAACGGCGACATGGCGACCGTTGACGTCCTCTACCCCTCCGCTCCCATCTTCCTCTTCTTCAACCCCCGGCTTCTCCAGGCCCAGGTCCTTCCCGTCCTCGAGTACGCTGCCAACCCCAGCCACTGGCACTTTCCCTTCGCCCCCCACGACATGGGCCAATACCCTCTCGCCAACGGCCAGGAGTACGGCGGAGGCGAAAAAACCGAAGAAGACCAGATGCCCGTCGAGGAGTCCGGCAACCTCATCATCCTCGTCGATGCGCTCGCCCGCACCGAAGGCAACACTGCCCTCGCCGCTCGCTTCTGGCCTCTTCTCACAAAGTGGGCCGACTACCTCCGCGAAAAGGGCCTCGACCCCGAAAACCAGCTCACCACCGACGACTTCGCCGGCCACGTCGCCCACAACGCCAACCTCTCCATCAAGGCCATCGACGCCATCGCTGCCTACGCCGACCTCGCCAGACTCCTCCACCACGAGTCCGAGTCGAAGCAGTACGCCGCCGCCGCCAAGACCATGGCCGGTAAGTGGATCGACATGGCCAAGGAGGGCGACCACTACAAGCTGGCCTTCAACAGCCCCAACACCTGGAGCCAGAAATACAACCTCGTCTGGGACAAGGTCCTCGACTACAACCTCTTCCCCAAATCCGTCCGCGATAGCGAGATCGCCTACTATAAGACAAAGCTCAATCTCTATGGCATCCCGCTCGACAGCCGAGCCGACTACACCAAGCTCGACTGGGAGCTCTGGACCGCCACCCTCGCCGACAACAAGGCCGACTTCGACACCCTCGTCGACCCCCTCTACAAGTGGTCCAACGAAACCGTCTCCCGTGTCCCCATGACCGACTGGTACGACACCAAGACCGGCAAACAAGTAGGCTTCCAGGCCCGCAGCGTAGTAGGCGGCCTTTTCATCAAAGCCCTGAGCGACCGCCCCTTGGCCGACAAATACCGCGCCAAAGCCACCACAAAATAA
- a CDS encoding glycosyl hydrolase family 18 protein encodes MRTPTLLLAILVASLTASAQGTIPTFQHSTYTLAGHSPTGNTTTTISTVVVPITLTFESSETSMMDATPDVHAILKSPIFTPATFPTGGKTQYTDALLRTTFPSAANYHTLLAQPEIKPLTVNIPKGFGYILSSKKTNTKFAVVDIEFLQKALFQQLPKQDGKLTIAVTHNTTFYAEGDATVCCSWGTHGVNTATGNSFVLASYLHNTPAVVKDQDLQPLTQQLAEFLNDPLHDPLFHGPRGTTAPGNTVPGWLRPASMPSGDAGACGGTNIASRYFLLEPTNTNPKNNFPASKPFLIQSSGATWHLQNAALLPWYTGPSDGLGKTFSFPDTQALTEPAKLCPARRPGAGATKPTVAAIPLAGAPNGHKLIGYWAGYGSAGSTIPLREVSPQWDIIIVAFSTPDKSAPEGTMQFKTPAGLDTAQFKGDIAYLKSQGKKVMISLGGGGQHFTLANPKRVPNYVSSVTKIVEDYGFDGIDIDFESPSLSIDPGDSDFKHPVTPSIVNLIDALRQLRAHFGSEFMVSLVPEGTQIPSGYPSYGGQFGSYLAITYAIRDILSFIDVQDYNTPPLEGLDGEIYQPGTVDYHAAMTELLLHGFNVGGDPLHFFPPMPPNKVAVGFLTGDTDATTVTRAMDYIITGKAPAEATYKLLAPNGYPGMIGAMFWTIDADRRLNYVFSNAVGPELHSYPPAR; translated from the coding sequence ATGCGAACCCCCACTCTTCTCCTAGCGATCCTCGTCGCATCGCTCACCGCATCCGCTCAAGGAACCATCCCCACCTTCCAACACTCCACTTACACGCTCGCCGGCCACTCCCCTACCGGGAACACCACGACCACCATCTCCACCGTAGTAGTCCCCATTACCCTGACCTTCGAGTCCAGCGAGACATCCATGATGGACGCCACCCCAGACGTCCATGCCATCCTCAAATCTCCCATCTTCACCCCGGCGACCTTCCCAACCGGTGGCAAAACCCAGTACACCGACGCCCTCCTCCGCACCACCTTCCCAAGCGCCGCGAACTACCATACCCTCTTAGCCCAACCCGAGATCAAGCCCCTCACCGTCAACATCCCCAAAGGCTTCGGCTACATCCTCTCGTCAAAGAAAACGAACACGAAATTCGCCGTAGTCGACATCGAGTTCCTCCAGAAAGCCCTCTTCCAGCAGCTCCCCAAGCAAGACGGCAAGCTGACCATCGCCGTTACCCACAACACCACCTTCTACGCGGAAGGCGACGCCACCGTCTGCTGCTCCTGGGGAACCCACGGCGTCAATACCGCTACCGGCAACTCCTTCGTCCTCGCCTCCTACCTCCATAACACACCGGCGGTCGTCAAGGATCAGGACCTGCAACCCCTCACCCAGCAGCTCGCCGAGTTCCTCAACGACCCTCTCCACGATCCGCTCTTCCACGGTCCCCGAGGCACCACCGCTCCCGGTAACACCGTTCCCGGTTGGCTCCGTCCCGCATCCATGCCCTCCGGAGACGCGGGTGCCTGCGGAGGCACGAACATCGCCAGCCGCTACTTCCTCCTTGAGCCCACCAACACAAACCCCAAAAACAACTTCCCCGCGTCGAAGCCTTTCCTCATTCAGTCATCCGGCGCTACCTGGCACCTCCAGAACGCGGCCCTGCTGCCCTGGTACACCGGCCCATCGGATGGTCTCGGCAAAACCTTCAGCTTCCCCGACACCCAGGCTCTCACGGAACCGGCCAAACTCTGTCCCGCCCGCCGCCCTGGAGCCGGTGCAACCAAGCCAACTGTAGCTGCCATTCCCCTCGCCGGAGCCCCGAACGGCCACAAACTCATCGGTTACTGGGCCGGATACGGCTCCGCTGGGTCCACCATCCCGCTCCGCGAGGTCTCCCCTCAGTGGGACATCATCATCGTCGCCTTCTCCACGCCGGACAAGAGCGCCCCCGAAGGTACCATGCAGTTCAAGACCCCAGCCGGCCTCGACACCGCGCAGTTCAAAGGCGACATCGCCTACCTGAAGAGTCAGGGGAAAAAGGTCATGATCTCCCTAGGAGGCGGCGGCCAGCACTTCACCCTCGCCAACCCGAAACGCGTCCCCAACTACGTCTCCTCGGTCACGAAGATCGTCGAAGACTACGGCTTCGACGGTATCGACATCGACTTCGAAAGCCCCTCTCTCTCTATCGATCCCGGCGATAGCGACTTCAAACACCCCGTCACTCCCTCCATCGTCAACCTCATCGACGCCCTCCGCCAGCTCCGCGCCCACTTCGGCTCCGAATTCATGGTCAGCCTCGTTCCCGAGGGCACTCAGATCCCCTCCGGCTATCCCTCCTACGGCGGCCAGTTCGGCTCCTACCTCGCCATCACCTACGCCATCCGCGACATCCTCTCCTTCATCGACGTCCAGGACTACAACACCCCGCCCCTCGAAGGCCTCGACGGTGAAATCTACCAGCCCGGCACCGTCGACTACCACGCCGCCATGACCGAACTCCTTCTCCACGGCTTCAACGTCGGCGGCGATCCCTTACACTTCTTTCCGCCTATGCCACCGAACAAGGTAGCCGTCGGATTCCTCACCGGCGACACCGACGCGACGACCGTCACCAGAGCCATGGATTACATCATCACCGGCAAAGCTCCAGCCGAAGCCACCTACAAGCTCCTCGCCCCCAACGGCTACCCGGGGATGATCGGAGCCATGTTCTGGACCATCGACGCCGACCGCCGCCTCAACTACGTCTTCTCGAACGCCGTAGGCCCCGAGTTGCATTCCTACCCACCAGCCCGGTGA
- a CDS encoding sugar phosphate isomerase/epimerase family protein: MHRREFLKTAIATTIASSSLVSLAETPIAASLKPMAIGLLIKPAENPEQVFARVKNLGFTNCFLSLDYYLGKYTPTLANQFRGYLDKYNLVATTAEVVHPEPLKWNFLEGPSTIGVVPRATRAARVDALKQTSDFARLVGVGNVQTHCGFIPENPEDALYPETVQAIRDLAIHCAGNGQNFLMETGQETPITMLRVIRDVNLPNLGVGLDTANLILYGKSNPVDAVDILGPHVRSIHAKDGKWPIDPSKLGEEVLIGKGAVDFRQVFAKLKKAGYTGPITIERETSGPQQIEDVKAEKLYLEHVLAQLQSPSQAQSHLPSHVLRRHSDPSEGPLSSQFSTRGDRA, translated from the coding sequence ATGCATCGTCGAGAGTTCCTCAAGACCGCGATCGCAACCACCATCGCTTCTTCATCTCTGGTGTCCCTCGCCGAGACACCCATAGCGGCGAGCCTCAAGCCCATGGCGATCGGCCTCCTGATCAAGCCCGCCGAAAATCCCGAGCAGGTCTTCGCCCGCGTCAAGAACCTCGGCTTCACCAACTGCTTCCTCTCGCTCGACTATTACCTCGGCAAATACACCCCAACGCTGGCCAACCAGTTCCGCGGCTACCTCGACAAGTACAACCTCGTCGCCACTACCGCCGAAGTCGTCCATCCCGAGCCGCTTAAGTGGAACTTCCTCGAAGGCCCTTCAACCATCGGAGTCGTCCCGCGCGCCACCCGAGCCGCCCGCGTCGACGCCCTCAAGCAGACCTCAGACTTCGCCAGACTCGTCGGAGTCGGCAACGTCCAGACCCACTGCGGCTTCATCCCCGAGAACCCCGAAGACGCCCTCTATCCCGAGACCGTCCAGGCCATCCGCGACCTCGCCATCCATTGCGCTGGCAACGGCCAGAACTTCCTCATGGAGACCGGCCAGGAGACGCCCATCACCATGCTCCGCGTGATCCGCGACGTCAACCTGCCCAATCTCGGCGTCGGCCTCGACACGGCCAACCTCATTCTCTACGGCAAGTCCAACCCCGTCGACGCGGTCGACATCCTCGGCCCGCACGTCCGCAGCATCCACGCCAAGGACGGCAAGTGGCCCATCGACCCCTCGAAGCTCGGCGAGGAGGTCCTTATCGGCAAGGGTGCCGTCGACTTCAGACAGGTCTTCGCCAAACTGAAGAAAGCCGGCTACACCGGACCCATTACCATCGAACGCGAGACCTCCGGTCCCCAGCAGATCGAGGACGTCAAAGCCGAGAAGCTCTACCTGGAGCACGTCCTCGCGCAGTTACAATCTCCATCGCAGGCGCAGTCGCACCTGCCGTCGCATGTTTTACGCCGTCATTCTGACCCCAGCGAAGGACCCCTGTCTTCGCAGTTCTCCACCCGAGGAGACCGAGCATGA
- a CDS encoding Gfo/Idh/MocA family protein — MNRRNFLSTAGAACGLMIVKPKTAFGYEANSAVRYALLGCGKRGTSVATSFAKNTSARIVALGDIFPDQLAKGKTYFDELNASLGKGAIDPKLLFRGHTACEQLASSPDVDAIQISTPPFFHVQHLETIVNAGKHSYCEKPVGVDVPQTQHALEIAKRIGTKVSIDVGFQIRSAPPFVEIVKRIHDGQIGKIASISAHYNAPASTYPDHSGMSPDERRLREWLWDAKISGDILLEQNIHVIDVCNWVMGTHPVKAVAKRSRKVIRHAGDTSDNYEVIFTYPGEVELSFSSTQFGNNGFFDVAETIFGTDGVAEAPYSGPLRILGQTPWTWTSDSTATKPGKFAADGAFTDNLALADTRKDQGFIESITSGKPHNQIAAGVESALSCMLGRKAAELGREVTWDELSADREAYSLGFDLRQFN, encoded by the coding sequence ATGAATCGTCGCAACTTCCTCTCTACCGCCGGAGCCGCCTGCGGCCTCATGATCGTCAAACCGAAGACCGCCTTCGGCTACGAGGCGAACTCCGCCGTGCGTTATGCCCTCCTCGGCTGCGGCAAGCGCGGAACCTCAGTCGCCACATCGTTCGCGAAGAACACCAGCGCTCGCATCGTGGCGCTCGGCGACATCTTCCCGGACCAGCTCGCCAAAGGAAAGACCTACTTCGACGAACTCAACGCCAGCCTCGGTAAGGGCGCGATCGACCCCAAGCTCCTGTTCCGCGGACACACCGCATGCGAGCAGCTGGCCTCCTCCCCTGACGTCGACGCGATCCAGATCTCGACGCCACCCTTCTTCCACGTCCAGCACCTAGAAACAATCGTCAACGCCGGCAAGCACTCCTATTGCGAGAAACCCGTCGGGGTCGACGTTCCCCAGACGCAGCACGCACTCGAGATCGCCAAACGCATCGGCACAAAGGTCAGCATCGACGTTGGCTTCCAGATCCGCAGCGCCCCGCCCTTCGTCGAGATCGTCAAGCGCATCCACGATGGGCAGATTGGCAAGATCGCCTCCATCTCCGCCCATTACAACGCGCCCGCCTCGACCTACCCCGACCACTCCGGCATGTCGCCCGACGAGCGCCGTCTCCGCGAGTGGCTCTGGGACGCGAAGATTTCGGGCGACATCCTGCTCGAGCAGAACATCCACGTCATCGACGTCTGCAACTGGGTCATGGGCACGCATCCCGTCAAGGCCGTGGCCAAACGCAGTCGCAAGGTCATCCGCCACGCTGGCGACACCTCCGATAACTACGAGGTCATCTTCACCTACCCCGGCGAGGTCGAGCTCAGCTTTTCCTCCACCCAGTTCGGTAACAACGGCTTCTTCGATGTCGCAGAGACCATCTTCGGCACTGACGGCGTCGCCGAAGCCCCCTACTCCGGCCCCCTGCGCATCCTCGGCCAGACCCCGTGGACTTGGACCTCGGACTCTACGGCAACGAAACCCGGTAAGTTCGCCGCAGACGGAGCGTTCACCGACAATCTCGCCCTCGCCGACACCCGCAAGGACCAGGGCTTCATCGAGAGCATCACCTCCGGCAAGCCTCACAACCAGATCGCCGCCGGTGTCGAATCTGCACTGAGCTGCATGCTCGGTCGCAAGGCCGCCGAGCTTGGCCGCGAAGTCACCTGGGACGAGCTGAGCGCCGACCGCGAAGCCTACTCGCTCGGCTTCGATCTGAGGCAATTCAATTGA
- a CDS encoding copper homeostasis protein CutC: MSAALSEFARTTDKKSLPRDEIIFEVCAEDLDACLAARDGGADRIELCSALSEGGLTPSHALIRAAVAQSGLPVFCMLRPRGGNFVYSESEFELMQEDLSHARELGTAGFVAGMLFDNGAVDIERMTQLVELAAPLEMTFHRAFDEADDLEKSLEDVIATGSKRLLTSGGAPDVLSGAERIARLVDQAAGGIAIAVGGGLRLESALQVARITHAPQFHGSVRHLHQGRMKTKASDVQSMIEALRTGRTATASF; encoded by the coding sequence TTGAGCGCCGCCCTGAGTGAGTTTGCTCGCACCACTGATAAAAAATCACTGCCGCGTGACGAGATCATCTTCGAGGTCTGCGCCGAAGACCTGGACGCCTGCCTCGCCGCCCGCGACGGAGGCGCCGACCGCATCGAGCTCTGCTCAGCCCTTAGCGAAGGCGGCCTCACTCCAAGTCACGCGCTGATTCGCGCAGCCGTGGCCCAGTCCGGCCTGCCGGTCTTCTGCATGCTGCGCCCGCGTGGCGGCAACTTCGTCTATTCAGAATCTGAATTCGAATTGATGCAGGAAGATCTCTCTCACGCCCGCGAACTTGGCACAGCGGGTTTCGTAGCAGGCATGCTCTTTGACAACGGGGCAGTCGACATCGAGCGCATGACTCAACTGGTCGAACTCGCCGCGCCACTCGAGATGACCTTCCATCGAGCGTTCGACGAGGCCGACGATCTAGAGAAGTCTCTGGAAGACGTCATCGCGACCGGCTCTAAACGACTCCTGACATCGGGGGGCGCACCAGACGTCCTCTCCGGCGCGGAACGCATCGCGAGGCTGGTCGATCAAGCAGCAGGAGGAATCGCAATCGCCGTTGGTGGTGGCCTGCGGCTCGAAAGCGCCTTGCAGGTTGCCCGGATCACCCACGCGCCGCAATTTCACGGGTCGGTGAGACACCTGCATCAAGGCCGAATGAAAACTAAAGCATCGGACGTTCAATCGATGATCGAAGCCCTCAGAACCGGAAGGACCGCGACGGCGAGCTTCTAA